CACTTCCGCCGCCGTCACCACCGCCTCCAGCGCGCTCTTGCCCTGCTCACGCAGCTGCTCCGCGAACTCCACGATGAGGATGGCGTTCTTGGAGGACAGGCCCACCAGCATCACCAGGCCCACCTGGCAGAACACGTCGTTGGCGAAGCCGCGCGCCACCTGCAACCCCAGGGCGCCCATGATGGCCAGCGGCACGGACAGGATGATGACGAACGGGAGGCTGAAGCTCTCGTACTGCGCCGCCAGCACCAGGAACACGAAGAGGATGCCCAGCGCGAAGATGATCATCGTCTGCCCGCCGGACTCCTTCTGCTCCAGGCTGATGCCCGTCCACTCGGCGGCCATGCCCTGGGGCATCGCCTGGCTGGCCACGGCCTCCATCGCCTCCAGCGCCTGGCCGGACGACACGCCGGGGGCGCCCTGGCCGTTGATCTCCACGGAGCGGAACAGGTTGTAGTGCTTGATGACCTGCGCGGAGACGATGGGCGTCACCTTCACCAGCGACTCCAGCGGGATCATGTCCCCGGCGTCCGTGCGCGCGTAGAAGGAGCCGATGTCCTGGGGGCTGTCGCGGAACTGCTGCTCGGCCTGGACGTACACGCGGTAGGTGCGGCTGGCGTAGTTGAAGTCGTTGACGTACTGGCTGCCCATGTAGAGCTGCATCACGCCGAAGATCTGTTCAATCGGCACGCCCAGCGCCTTGGCCTTCTGGCGGTCCACCTCCACGTCCAGGATGGGCGTGTTGGCGTTGAAGGGGGTGAAGACGCCGCGCAGGCGGCCCTCCTCGTTGCCCTTCTGCACCATCTCCTGCGTCGCGTTGGCCAGGTCCTCCAGCGAGTGGCCGCCGGCGACGTCCTCCACGATGAACTGGAAGCCGCCCACGCTGCCCACGCCGCGGATGGCCGGGGGCTGGAAGGGCAGGACGCGCGCGCTGCCAATCTTGCCCAGCGGCCCGCGCAGCCGCTCCACCAGCGCGGCCACGGACTGGTCCTTGCCCAGGCGCTCTTCCCACGGCTTGAGGGCCGTGAAGACGGTGGCGTAGTTGGACCCGTTGCCGCTGGGGGAGAAGCCGCCGATGGCGAACATCACCGCCACCTCCGGCTGGGCCTTGAGCACCGCCTCCACCTCCTGGAGCACCTTCTCCGTCTGGGTGAGGGACATGCCCTCCGGCCCCTGCACGGAGATGATGACGTAGCCCTGGTCCTCGTCCGGGATGAAGCCCGTGGGCGCGGAGCGGAACAGCATCACCGTGGCGCCGATGCAGGCGAGGAACGCCACCAGCACGATGAAGGGGTGCGCCAGCAGCTTGCGCAGGCCCCTGCCGTACGTGTCGCGCGTCCAGTCCAGCACCTGGTCCACCTTGCGGAAGAACACCCACTTGGGGCCGTGGTGGTGCTTGAGCAGCCGCGCGGACAGGGCGGGCGTGAGCGTCAGCGCGCAGAAGGTGGACAGCGCCACCGACGCGGCGATGGTGAGCGCGAACTGCCGGTAGATGGAGCCCGTGGTGCCCGGGAAGAGGGCCACCGGGATGAACACCGCCACCAGCACCACGGAGATGGCCACCACCGCGCCGGCCACCTCCTTCATGCCTTCACGCGCCGCCTGGAACGGGGTGAGCCCGCGCTCCGCCATCAGGCGCTCGATGTTCTCGATGACCACGATGGCGTCGTCCACGACGAGGCCCGTGGCCAGGGTGAGGCCGAAGAGGGTGAGGGTGTTGATGGAGAAGCCCATCAGGTAGACGAACGCGAACGTGCCGACCAGCGACACCGGCAGGGTGAGCGCGGTGATGAGCACGCTGCGCCACCCGTGCAGGAACAGGAAGATGACCAGGATGACGAGCGCGATGGCTTCAATCAGCGTGTGGACCACCTCGTTGACGGAGGCGCGCACCGCGAGCGTGGTGTCCGTGCCCACGCGGTACTCCAGGCCCGGCGGGAAGGCCTGTGCCAGGCGGTCCAGCTCCTTGACGACGCCGTCGCGCACGTCCAGCGCGTTGGCGGTGGGCAGCTGGAAGATGGCCAGACCCACGCCCGTGCGGCCGTTGAAGCGCAAGAGGGTGCCGTAGTTCTCCGCGCCCAGCTCCACGCGGCCCACGTCCTTCACCGTGACGGCTTTGCCGTCGTTGTTGCGCAGGAGCACGATGTCGCCGAACTCCTCCGGCTCCACCAGGCGGCCCCGGGCGCGCACGGCGATCTGGTACGGCTGCTCGTCGCTGGACGGCGGCTGGCCCACCTGGCCCGCGGCCACCTGGAGGTTCTGCTCCTGGAGGGCGCGCACCACGTCCTGCGGCGTCATGTGGCGCCGGGCCAGCTCCGAGGGGTCCAGCCACAGGCGCATGGAGAACTTGCGCTCACCGAAGATGCGCACCTCGCCCACGCCGCGGACGCGCTTGATGGCGTCCTTGAGGTTCACGTCCGCGTAGTTGGAGAGGAACTTCGCGTCGTAGCGGTTGTCCGGGGAGGACAGGCCCACCGTCAGCAGCATCTGGCTGGAGGCCTTGTTCACCACGATGCCCGTCTGGTTCACCTGCGCGGGCAGGCGGGCCGCGGCGCGGCTCACGCGGTTCTGCACGTCCACCGCCGCCACCTCGATGTTGCGCGTGGGGGCGAAGGTGACGGTGATGGTGCTGGTGCCGTCGTTGCTGCTGGTGGAGGTGATGTAGCGCATGTCCTCCACGCCGTTGAGCTCCTGCTCCAACGGGATGGTGACGGCGGACTCCACCACCTCGGCGCTCGCGCCGACGTAGGTGCTGGTGACGGTGACTTGCGGCGGCGCCAGGTCCGGGTACTGCGCGATGGGCAGCGTCGGGATGGCGATGACGCCCACCAGCGTCAGGATGATGGAGCAGACGATGGCGAAGACAGGCCTGCGGATGAAGAAGTCGACGAACACGGTGTGGCGCCTCTCTTGAATTCGCCTGCTAGCGGCTGCCGCCGGTGGCGCCGCCACCCCCGGATGCCGTGCGGGGGCGCTGGGCGTTCGTGGGGACCTCGTCGGCCCGCACGTTGCCCCGCGGCTGGGGGGATTCGTCGGTGTTCAGGGTGACCTGCTTGGGGATGACGGGCATGCCGTCGCGGAGCATGTGCAGCGACGACACCGCGACGAGGTCGCCCTGCTTCAGGCCACCCTCGACGACGTAGGACATGTCGCCCAGCTGTCCCAGGGC
This genomic window from Corallococcus caeni contains:
- a CDS encoding efflux RND transporter permease subunit, which codes for MFVDFFIRRPVFAIVCSIILTLVGVIAIPTLPIAQYPDLAPPQVTVTSTYVGASAEVVESAVTIPLEQELNGVEDMRYITSTSSNDGTSTITVTFAPTRNIEVAAVDVQNRVSRAAARLPAQVNQTGIVVNKASSQMLLTVGLSSPDNRYDAKFLSNYADVNLKDAIKRVRGVGEVRIFGERKFSMRLWLDPSELARRHMTPQDVVRALQEQNLQVAAGQVGQPPSSDEQPYQIAVRARGRLVEPEEFGDIVLLRNNDGKAVTVKDVGRVELGAENYGTLLRFNGRTGVGLAIFQLPTANALDVRDGVVKELDRLAQAFPPGLEYRVGTDTTLAVRASVNEVVHTLIEAIALVILVIFLFLHGWRSVLITALTLPVSLVGTFAFVYLMGFSINTLTLFGLTLATGLVVDDAIVVIENIERLMAERGLTPFQAAREGMKEVAGAVVAISVVLVAVFIPVALFPGTTGSIYRQFALTIAASVALSTFCALTLTPALSARLLKHHHGPKWVFFRKVDQVLDWTRDTYGRGLRKLLAHPFIVLVAFLACIGATVMLFRSAPTGFIPDEDQGYVIISVQGPEGMSLTQTEKVLQEVEAVLKAQPEVAVMFAIGGFSPSGNGSNYATVFTALKPWEERLGKDQSVAALVERLRGPLGKIGSARVLPFQPPAIRGVGSVGGFQFIVEDVAGGHSLEDLANATQEMVQKGNEEGRLRGVFTPFNANTPILDVEVDRQKAKALGVPIEQIFGVMQLYMGSQYVNDFNYASRTYRVYVQAEQQFRDSPQDIGSFYARTDAGDMIPLESLVKVTPIVSAQVIKHYNLFRSVEINGQGAPGVSSGQALEAMEAVASQAMPQGMAAEWTGISLEQKESGGQTMIIFALGILFVFLVLAAQYESFSLPFVIILSVPLAIMGALGLQVARGFANDVFCQVGLVMLVGLSSKNAILIVEFAEQLREQGKSALEAVVTAAEVRLRPILMTSIAFLLGVVPLMTASGAGAAARNSLGTAVFGGMLVSTIVNLIFIPGLYVLMQKVRGNATRSSGEEETPTPHEPAPAHSP